GGACGGCTGTTCTGCTTTCCCTTTGCCGGTGGTGGTGCCTCTGCTTATCGCAATTGGCTGAATGAATCGTCAGATGATCTGGAGATTATAGCCATACAGCCCCCGGGACGGGAAAACAGAATGGGTGACCGTCCCTTGGAAAGCATGGATGAAATCGTGACCGGGGCTGTACGGGAGATTCTGAAGATTAGCGATTGTCCGTTTTCTTTTTTCGGGCACAGTCTTGGTGCCAGAGTCGCATTTGAATGCGTGCGCAGGCTTCGTCAACTGAACTGCCCGCTACCGGAACATTTATTTGTTTCCGGCAGCAGGTCTCCTGAGCTTCCGGAACCGAAACCATTGCACCATCTCGATGACAGCAGCTTTGTGGAAGAGTTGAAACGTTTCAGCGGAACTCCGCAGGTTATTCTTGAGAACAGGGAATTGATGGAGTTCTTTCTGCCCATCCTGCGTGCTGATTTCACTGTAGACGAGACATACCGTTTCGTTGAAGCCGCACCGCTGTCAGTACCTGTCACTGCTTTTTGCGGCACTGATGATGAAGAAGCGACCTTTGATGAAATGGAAGGGTGGCGCAGGCATACAGTCAGCTCTTTTTCCCTGCATTCTGTGAAAGGGGAGCACTTTTTTATCCTTGAAGCCTGGCGTGATGTTCTCGGATATATCCGTGAAACACTGTCTTCGCACGAATCCTTCTGTTTACGTGATGCAGTATAAAACTAAATTGGGAGGAGAATCAGGGGCTGTCTCGGTTCCCTCCCCATTTCCCGAATTGCGGTTGAAATCCGTTGCATACGAAGATTTGTCCGTATTTTTAGCCTCTGCGCGGCGTGCTGATTTTTGCCTGTCCGAGAAAATCGTTCATATCTGGAAAATCAGGAATGAGGGGCTGAGGTTCCCTGCCGGACAGCTGGCTTTGCTTTCCGAAGATGAAAGGGGGCGAGCCTCTCTTATGGCCAACACGCTTTTGAAATCCCGTTTTTTGACTTTCCATGTTTTCCTGCGATGCATGCTCTCTATGTATATCGGTAGTGGGCCGCAAGGAGTGTGTTTCTCTTACAATGATTATGGAAAACCGGAGCTTGGTAGCGAAAATATATTTTTTAATCTTTCCCATTCGGGCGATCTGGCTGTTGCTGCGTTCTCCGGCTGCAATGAACTGGGAGTGGATATAGAACGTGTGAAACCTGTCCCGGAAGCCGTGGAGATCGCCCGAAATTTTTTTTCCCGTATTGAAACGCGTTGGATTGGCGCTGTGAATGGGATGGAGCGTTGGAAACGTTTTTTGCGTTGCTGGGTCATACGCGAAGCCTGCGTTAAGGCCATAGGAACCGGACTTTCCATGCCGCTAAATTCATTTGAGGTCTGTTTGCCGGAAATGACCGGAATTAATCAACCAGAATCATTTTACGGGCGGCCTTTTGTCGTGAGCTTGGGTACTGCGCACCGATTATCCGTGCGTGAATTTATCCCTGATGATTCTTGTCTGGGAGCACTGGCGGTTTTGCATAAGCACCCTGATTTTTCCTTATTACACTGAATTTTAAGCAAGTTGTAGGTGCCCTTTTATGAAAAAGATCGGAATATTAGGTGGGTATGGCAAGGTTGGAAGCGTCGCTGCCAACCATCTGGCCAAAATCGACGGCGTTGAATTGTTGATAGCCGGACGTAATGAAGGTGCAGCCTTGAATGCCGCCATTGAGCTGGAAGGCAGTTACGCGGATGAAAGCGGTAAATCGTTTCAGGGGATTGGGGTGGATGTTAATGACCCTGCCGCTCTGGATGCTTTTTGTGGGCAGTGCGATGTGGTTCTGAATTGTACGGGACCAACAGCACTTATCGGTGATGTGGTGGCAAGAACCGCAATACTCAATGGAGCGCATTTTGTTGATCCCGGCGGATATGATTATGTCTTGGATCAACTTAAGGATCTGCGCGATAAGGCCGCTGAAAAATCTCTTAAAATTTGTCTTGCCGCAGGCATTGTGCCCGGAATTTCCGCGTTACTTCCTGCTCTGGCGGCAGCTGAATTTACTGAAGTTCATTCCATGGATTGTTATTTTGCAGGGGAAGACAGCTGGTCTTACGGCTCTGCCTACGACATGACTTGCGGCATGCATGAACTCAGTCAGCTTGGCCCCTGTATGATTTGTAAGGGAGAAGAGCAGAAGCTGTCTTTTCCCGAAAGATTCATTCATGTTCCCACGCTTCCGGAACCAATGGGGAAAAGTCTGGCCCAGCCTTTTTACACCAAAGAGTTCCAGAGAGTGTGCAAGGGCATTGATGCAGATGAGTCCCGTTGTTTCTGGGTCAATACGGGGCCTGCCTTCTTTTTGGCTCTTGGGGCTGTTCGCTTATTTAAATTGTATCGTTCCGGCAGTCAGATAGAGCGCTCAGCGAAGATGCTGTGCCGTGCTTCGGCTATGGATGGCAAAAGAAGACCGCCAAAGGGTTACATGCTCTGCACTGTAATTACAGGTGTTCGTGACTGGATCAAAGAGACAAAGACCTATTGGTTGTATTTTCCTGATTCATACACAGGAACCGGACTGGCTTCCGGATTGATGGTCCAAAAGATTGTCGAGGACCAGTCTGAAAAGTCAGTGATGGGCTTTTTCCCGGATATGGTTGAGGCTTCTGATGTTTTGTCTGTTTTGGAAAGTGAAGGAATCAGCCTGCAAGTGAAGGCAGGAGGAGTATAGATGTTTAAGAAAATGTTCATGATGATAATGATGGTTCTGGTGTTCTCCTCTTCGGCTGCGGCCATTACCGGGCAGGAAGTTGCTGAACGTATGGATGCTGTTGATGTCAGCAAATGCGGTCAGATGGATGTGGTCATGGTTATCAGGCGCGGTGAGCAGAAAATGGCCCGGGTTATGACCGTACGCAAGAAGAAATTCGGTGATTCGGAAAAGCAGGTTATCCACTTTGCAAAACCCGCAGATGTTCGCGGCACCTCATATCTGACCTGGGCCTACAAGGATGTCGGCATGGAAGATGACATGTGGGTTTATATGCCGTCAGAATCATTGGTGCGCAGAATCAGCGGGGGCGGAAAGAAAGGGCCTTTCATGCGTAGTGACTATGCCAACGAGGATATCTCCCGGCGGGAGGTTGCTGATGATAAACACACACTGGTCGGCGAAGAGAATCTTTTCGGGGTAGACTGCTATGTCGTTGAAATGGTTCCCGTGCTGCCTGCAAAAACTAATTATACTAAACGACTGGTCTGGATTCGCAAGGATATCTGGCTGCCCGCAAAAATCGAGTATTACAACAAGAAAAACACCATGTTCAAGGAACTCCTGTATGGCGGCTACCAAAAGATACAGGGCATCTGGACAACAACCCGCCAGAAAATGACAACTCCCGCCCGCGGCACTGAAACGATCATGGAGTACCGGAACGTTGAATATAATACCGGTCTTGATGATGCCATCTTCCAGCAAACTGATTTAAAACGCTGATATCGGAACTTATTTTGCCCAAGAACGAAAGAATGAATATATATAGAAGTGTTGTATCGATTGATCAGCTGCTGAGAAACAGTTTTTATCTGTTTTTACTGGGGATATTGGCAATGCTGGGCATTACCTGCCTTTCCAGTACTTCCTGCGCTGAAGAGGGTGCTTTTTCTGCACAGGTCCGTAAAGGCGGTTCGAATATGGTTCAAGGGGACCCGTTTGCAGTTGAAGGAGATTCATTTGAGTCGCTGATTGAGGAGAGTCCTGAGTTTTCCACTCTTGATGAGGATGAAAATAAATTTGTTCTCGGAGGATACCTTGAGTCGCGTAACCAGTTGTCGCTGGTTCATTTTGAAGAGCCGATCTCATTGCGTCAGAGAATGCGCCTTGAGGGCGGATGGAAGCATAAAGAGTTTTCAGCTTTTGTCAGTACTGATACCGATCTAGAAGCTGCAGCCTATACATGGGAAGGGGATAACAGGGCAAAGTTCTTTGAGT
Above is a genomic segment from Maridesulfovibrio sp. containing:
- a CDS encoding thioesterase domain-containing protein: MSAWIMPKINNSARGRLFCFPFAGGGASAYRNWLNESSDDLEIIAIQPPGRENRMGDRPLESMDEIVTGAVREILKISDCPFSFFGHSLGARVAFECVRRLRQLNCPLPEHLFVSGSRSPELPEPKPLHHLDDSSFVEELKRFSGTPQVILENRELMEFFLPILRADFTVDETYRFVEAAPLSVPVTAFCGTDDEEATFDEMEGWRRHTVSSFSLHSVKGEHFFILEAWRDVLGYIRETLSSHESFCLRDAV
- a CDS encoding 4'-phosphopantetheinyl transferase superfamily protein — encoded protein: MKHCLRTNPSVYVMQYKTKLGGESGAVSVPSPFPELRLKSVAYEDLSVFLASARRADFCLSEKIVHIWKIRNEGLRFPAGQLALLSEDERGRASLMANTLLKSRFLTFHVFLRCMLSMYIGSGPQGVCFSYNDYGKPELGSENIFFNLSHSGDLAVAAFSGCNELGVDIERVKPVPEAVEIARNFFSRIETRWIGAVNGMERWKRFLRCWVIREACVKAIGTGLSMPLNSFEVCLPEMTGINQPESFYGRPFVVSLGTAHRLSVREFIPDDSCLGALAVLHKHPDFSLLH
- a CDS encoding saccharopine dehydrogenase NADP-binding domain-containing protein yields the protein MKKIGILGGYGKVGSVAANHLAKIDGVELLIAGRNEGAALNAAIELEGSYADESGKSFQGIGVDVNDPAALDAFCGQCDVVLNCTGPTALIGDVVARTAILNGAHFVDPGGYDYVLDQLKDLRDKAAEKSLKICLAAGIVPGISALLPALAAAEFTEVHSMDCYFAGEDSWSYGSAYDMTCGMHELSQLGPCMICKGEEQKLSFPERFIHVPTLPEPMGKSLAQPFYTKEFQRVCKGIDADESRCFWVNTGPAFFLALGAVRLFKLYRSGSQIERSAKMLCRASAMDGKRRPPKGYMLCTVITGVRDWIKETKTYWLYFPDSYTGTGLASGLMVQKIVEDQSEKSVMGFFPDMVEASDVLSVLESEGISLQVKAGGV
- a CDS encoding outer membrane lipoprotein-sorting protein; translated protein: MFKKMFMMIMMVLVFSSSAAAITGQEVAERMDAVDVSKCGQMDVVMVIRRGEQKMARVMTVRKKKFGDSEKQVIHFAKPADVRGTSYLTWAYKDVGMEDDMWVYMPSESLVRRISGGGKKGPFMRSDYANEDISRREVADDKHTLVGEENLFGVDCYVVEMVPVLPAKTNYTKRLVWIRKDIWLPAKIEYYNKKNTMFKELLYGGYQKIQGIWTTTRQKMTTPARGTETIMEYRNVEYNTGLDDAIFQQTDLKR